The following coding sequences are from one Reyranella humidisoli window:
- a CDS encoding ABC transporter ATP-binding protein: MERSLFSYIWRHSRPEQVVILLLVVLAQVFYFMSLTVPKSVINNGIQGNAFKDSKTIPFLVWELDLSAILPGKVIRFFDGFQVDQLQYLVVMSFVFLGAVVVNGLFKKTINTQKGRMGERMLRRLRYELYDRILRFPPAHFRKVKQAELATMVKDEVEPLGGFIGDAFVQPMFLGGQALTAIIFIMMQNWLLGIIVIVLLAVQMAIIPRLRKPVLVLGRQRQISARQLAGRIAETADGVHEIHVHGAANYERADISERLGRIFKIRFDLYQKKFVAKFWNNILSQATPFAIYLVGGYFAITGQMDVGAVVGVLLAYKDLPSPIKELIDWDQQRQDVQIKYEQVIDQFQPEGMMPPELQAIPDGPPPPLGKELALVGVVVSEDGRVKQLDSVSLTLPTTSRVAVIGGSGSGKEVLGYVLARQTLPSSGSIRIDGKDFFQLPEYVIGSRLAYVGQDTYLFPLSVRDNLLFGLKIRPVLPATYDEATRALRESFWKESERAGNPAFDPNADWVDYELAGATGPADLLPCMVRVLKQVELDEDIYSLGLRGTIDAAARPDLAGKILKARHTLHEHLQDGTYAGLVEPFNDDHYNKNLSVAENLLFGTALGKQFDGDNLATDPYVMSVLKKTGLDLDLQRMGLSIAETMVELFSGLSPDNPLFEQYSFISADELPNVRLLLQRLGGKGIEAVPEADRIRLMTLPFRYIEARHRLGLIDAAMEERILGARRAFADDLPANLRDAVEFYDFERYNSAATLQDNILFGRLVYGQAQAEARIGTLIAQVFNELGLRDSVIEVGLEYNVGVGGKRLPSTQRQKLGIARAMIKRPELMVVNEAVAMFDGRTQDRIRDNVLACATESNRGVVWIANRPNQAEPFETIVVMQGGRVVAQGSPSELAAKGGLYAELMASA, encoded by the coding sequence ATGGAACGCAGCCTCTTCTCCTACATCTGGCGGCACAGCCGGCCCGAACAGGTCGTGATCCTGCTGCTGGTGGTCCTGGCCCAGGTTTTCTACTTCATGTCGTTGACGGTGCCGAAATCCGTCATCAACAACGGCATCCAGGGCAACGCGTTCAAGGACAGCAAGACCATACCGTTCCTGGTCTGGGAACTCGACCTGAGCGCCATCCTCCCGGGCAAGGTCATCCGCTTCTTCGACGGCTTCCAGGTCGACCAGCTCCAGTACCTCGTGGTCATGAGCTTCGTCTTCCTGGGTGCAGTCGTTGTGAACGGCCTGTTCAAGAAGACGATCAACACCCAGAAGGGCCGTATGGGCGAGCGCATGCTGCGCCGCCTGCGTTACGAACTCTACGACCGCATCCTGCGCTTCCCGCCGGCCCACTTCCGCAAGGTCAAGCAGGCCGAACTGGCGACCATGGTGAAGGACGAGGTCGAGCCCCTGGGAGGCTTCATTGGCGACGCCTTCGTGCAGCCGATGTTCCTGGGCGGCCAGGCGCTGACGGCGATCATCTTCATCATGATGCAGAACTGGCTGCTCGGGATCATCGTGATCGTGCTGCTGGCGGTCCAGATGGCGATTATCCCGCGCCTTCGGAAGCCCGTGCTGGTGCTGGGCCGCCAGCGCCAGATCTCGGCTCGCCAGCTTGCCGGGCGCATCGCCGAGACCGCCGACGGCGTGCACGAGATCCACGTCCACGGCGCCGCCAACTACGAGCGCGCCGACATTTCCGAGCGGCTCGGCCGCATCTTCAAGATCCGCTTCGACCTCTACCAGAAGAAGTTCGTCGCCAAGTTCTGGAACAACATCCTGTCGCAGGCGACGCCGTTCGCGATCTACCTGGTGGGCGGCTACTTCGCGATCACTGGCCAGATGGACGTCGGTGCCGTGGTCGGCGTGCTGCTCGCCTACAAGGACCTGCCGTCGCCGATCAAGGAGCTGATCGACTGGGACCAGCAGCGCCAGGACGTGCAGATCAAGTACGAGCAGGTGATCGACCAGTTCCAGCCCGAAGGCATGATGCCGCCCGAGTTGCAGGCGATCCCCGATGGGCCGCCGCCGCCGCTCGGCAAGGAGCTGGCGCTGGTCGGCGTGGTGGTTTCCGAGGACGGCCGGGTCAAGCAGCTCGACAGCGTCTCGCTCACCCTGCCGACCACGAGCCGCGTGGCGGTGATCGGCGGCTCGGGCTCGGGCAAGGAAGTCCTGGGTTATGTGCTGGCGCGCCAGACGCTGCCCAGCAGCGGCTCGATCCGCATCGACGGCAAGGATTTCTTCCAGCTGCCGGAGTACGTCATCGGCTCGCGCCTGGCCTATGTCGGCCAGGACACCTACCTGTTCCCGCTGTCGGTCCGCGACAACCTGCTGTTCGGCCTCAAGATCCGGCCGGTACTGCCAGCCACCTACGACGAGGCGACCAGGGCGTTGCGCGAATCCTTCTGGAAGGAGTCGGAGCGGGCCGGGAATCCGGCATTCGATCCCAATGCCGACTGGGTCGACTACGAGCTGGCGGGCGCCACCGGCCCGGCCGACCTGCTGCCCTGCATGGTGCGGGTGCTGAAGCAGGTCGAGCTGGACGAGGACATCTACTCGCTGGGCCTGCGCGGCACGATCGACGCGGCGGCACGGCCCGACCTCGCCGGGAAGATCCTGAAGGCCCGTCATACGCTGCACGAACACCTGCAGGACGGCACCTATGCCGGCCTCGTCGAGCCGTTCAACGACGACCACTACAACAAGAACCTGTCGGTGGCCGAGAACCTGCTGTTCGGCACCGCGCTCGGCAAGCAGTTCGACGGCGACAACCTCGCGACCGATCCCTACGTGATGTCGGTGCTGAAGAAGACCGGGCTCGACCTCGACCTGCAGCGGATGGGCCTCAGCATCGCCGAGACCATGGTCGAACTCTTCTCGGGCCTGTCGCCCGACAATCCACTGTTCGAGCAGTACAGCTTCATCTCCGCGGACGAGTTGCCCAACGTCCGCCTGCTGCTGCAACGTCTCGGCGGCAAGGGCATTGAGGCGGTGCCCGAAGCGGACCGCATCCGGCTGATGACCCTGCCGTTCCGCTACATCGAGGCGCGCCATCGCCTCGGCCTGATCGACGCGGCGATGGAGGAGCGCATCCTCGGTGCCCGGCGTGCCTTTGCCGACGACCTGCCCGCCAACCTGCGGGACGCCGTCGAGTTCTACGATTTCGAACGGTACAACAGTGCCGCCACCCTGCAGGACAACATCCTGTTCGGCCGCCTGGTCTATGGGCAGGCACAGGCGGAGGCGCGCATCGGGACCCTGATCGCCCAGGTGTTCAACGAGCTTGGCCTCCGCGATTCGGTGATCGAGGTCGGCCTGGAATACAATGTGGGCGTCGGCGGCAAGCGACTGCCCTCGACGCAGCGCCAGAAGCTCGGCATCGCCCGGGCGATGATCAAGCGTCCCGAATTGATGGTGGTCAACGAGGCGGTCGCCATGTTCGACGGCCGCACCCAGGACCGCATCCGCGACAACGTCCTGGCCTGCGCGACCGAGAGCAATCGCGGTGTGGTCTGGATCGCCAACCGGCCCAACCAGGCCGAACCGTTTGAAACGATTGTCGTCATGCAGGGCGGCCGCGTGGTTGCCCAGGGATCGCCGTCGGAGCTGGCGGCTAAAGGCGGGCTCTACGCCGAGCTCATGGCATCGGCGTAA
- a CDS encoding glycosyltransferase family protein, whose amino-acid sequence MPASTRSKRVLLYSHDSFGLGHVSRCRTIANAIVEADQSVSVLILSGSPVVGSYEFRSGVDFVRIPGVVKIETGEYDSANLRMNVEHTLEMRTRIIRDTADIYRPDLFIVDKEPLGLRGEVGPALRLLKDRGTPLVLGLRDVMDDPAQLAKEWERKNVVPALRDLYDEIWVYGLPQINKPLTGIDVPPSVRHKMVYTGYLRRELPLHGDVPHEMEEIDGPFILVTPGGGGDGDELVDWVLAAYETDPNIPYGAVIVFGPFMSATAREAFKERAAKFPNIRTLTFTNNLGALMQKAAGVVAMGGYNTFCEILSFDKRAIIVPRTRPRLEQFIRARAARNIGLIEMLDAGRGRAPQAMATALRHLPQQGLPSDVVVPGLLDGLGNVWRLVSKQLSHPHRGPASLESAVQGGELASADPVPGRART is encoded by the coding sequence ATGCCCGCCAGCACCCGGTCCAAGCGTGTGCTTCTCTACAGCCACGATTCGTTCGGCCTCGGCCATGTAAGTCGCTGCCGCACGATCGCCAATGCTATCGTCGAAGCCGACCAGTCGGTTTCGGTGCTGATCCTGTCCGGCTCGCCGGTCGTGGGCTCCTACGAATTCCGTTCGGGCGTCGATTTCGTGCGCATCCCCGGCGTGGTGAAGATCGAAACCGGCGAGTACGATTCGGCGAACCTGCGCATGAACGTCGAGCATACGCTCGAGATGCGCACCCGCATCATCCGCGACACCGCCGACATCTACCGGCCGGATCTCTTCATCGTCGACAAGGAGCCGCTCGGGCTGCGCGGCGAGGTCGGCCCGGCGCTGCGGCTGCTGAAGGACCGCGGCACGCCGCTGGTACTCGGCCTGCGCGACGTGATGGACGATCCCGCCCAGCTTGCCAAGGAATGGGAGCGCAAGAACGTCGTGCCGGCGTTGCGTGATCTCTACGACGAGATCTGGGTGTACGGCCTGCCGCAGATCAACAAACCGCTGACCGGCATCGACGTGCCGCCGTCGGTTCGGCACAAGATGGTCTACACCGGCTATCTGCGACGCGAACTGCCGCTGCACGGCGACGTGCCGCACGAGATGGAGGAGATCGACGGTCCCTTCATCCTGGTCACGCCCGGCGGCGGTGGCGACGGCGACGAACTGGTCGACTGGGTGCTGGCCGCCTACGAGACCGATCCGAACATTCCCTACGGTGCCGTCATCGTGTTCGGCCCGTTCATGTCGGCCACTGCGCGCGAGGCCTTCAAGGAACGCGCCGCGAAGTTTCCGAACATCCGCACGCTCACCTTCACCAACAATCTCGGCGCCCTGATGCAGAAGGCGGCCGGTGTCGTCGCCATGGGCGGCTACAACACCTTCTGCGAGATCCTGTCGTTCGACAAACGGGCGATCATCGTGCCGCGCACCCGGCCGCGCCTCGAGCAGTTCATCCGCGCCCGCGCCGCCCGAAACATCGGTCTGATCGAAATGCTCGACGCAGGCCGCGGCCGCGCGCCCCAGGCCATGGCGACCGCCCTGCGTCACCTGCCGCAGCAGGGCTTGCCCAGCGACGTCGTGGTCCCAGGCCTGCTCGATGGCCTCGGCAACGTCTGGCGGCTCGTGTCCAAGCAGCTTTCCCATCCGCATCGGGGCCCTGCGTCGCTCGAAAGCGCCGTACAAGGCGGCGAACTCGCCTCCGCCGACCCGGTGCCGGGACGCGCGCGGACCTGA
- a CDS encoding glycosyltransferase family 4 protein — MSQTVGAKVAVILKGWPRLSETFIAQEIAGLEARGIALELWSMRRPTDKARHPVHDRVRGRVTYLPEYLKDEPGRVFAAWLKARRLPGYAAARAKFHADLERDRTSNRVRRWGQALVLAAELPPTVERLYAHFLHTPASVTRYAAAMRGLPWSVSAHAKDIWTSEDWDVREKLDDCAWLVTCTNVGLQRLKELAPNPEKLRLVYHGLDFAHLPAPPPARPPRDGSDPRDPVVVLSVGRKVEKKGYDDLLNALASLPANLHWRFEHIGAGSLSDTLKAQASSLGIADRCVWHGGQPQKAVFAALAAADLFVLASKKAADGDQDGLPNVLMEAAHQGLPLVSTQAAAIGEFVEDGRTGLLVPPAAPRELGLALGRMIADPALRQLMAQRAGEVVRTRFSYEAGVDWIASALQGKRSEGTVTARAAE, encoded by the coding sequence ATGTCGCAAACGGTCGGGGCAAAAGTCGCGGTCATCCTCAAGGGCTGGCCGCGTCTCTCTGAGACTTTCATCGCGCAGGAGATCGCCGGACTAGAGGCGCGCGGCATCGCGCTCGAACTCTGGTCGATGCGCCGGCCGACCGACAAGGCGCGCCATCCCGTCCACGATCGGGTGCGCGGCCGGGTCACCTACCTGCCGGAGTATCTGAAGGACGAGCCGGGTCGCGTCTTCGCCGCCTGGCTGAAGGCGCGTCGTCTGCCGGGTTATGCCGCGGCGCGTGCCAAATTCCACGCCGACCTGGAACGCGACCGCACGTCGAACCGTGTCCGCCGCTGGGGCCAGGCGCTGGTGCTGGCCGCCGAATTGCCGCCCACGGTCGAGCGGCTCTATGCCCATTTTCTCCATACGCCGGCGTCCGTCACGCGCTATGCCGCCGCGATGCGCGGCCTGCCGTGGAGCGTGTCGGCGCATGCCAAGGACATCTGGACCAGCGAGGACTGGGATGTCCGCGAGAAGCTGGACGACTGTGCCTGGCTGGTGACCTGCACCAACGTCGGGCTGCAGCGGCTGAAGGAACTGGCGCCGAATCCGGAGAAGCTGCGGCTCGTCTATCACGGGCTCGACTTCGCCCATCTGCCGGCGCCCCCGCCCGCGCGTCCGCCGCGCGACGGCTCCGATCCCCGCGATCCGGTCGTGGTCCTGTCGGTCGGGCGCAAGGTCGAGAAGAAGGGCTACGACGATCTGCTGAACGCGCTGGCCTCGCTGCCGGCCAACCTGCACTGGCGCTTCGAGCATATTGGCGCCGGTAGCCTGTCCGATACGCTGAAGGCGCAAGCGTCGTCGCTCGGCATCGCCGATCGCTGCGTCTGGCACGGCGGCCAGCCGCAGAAGGCGGTGTTCGCGGCACTGGCCGCCGCCGACCTGTTCGTGCTGGCGAGCAAGAAGGCCGCCGACGGCGACCAGGACGGCCTGCCCAACGTGCTGATGGAAGCTGCCCATCAGGGCCTGCCGCTGGTATCGACACAGGCGGCGGCCATCGGCGAGTTCGTCGAGGACGGCAGGACGGGCCTGCTCGTGCCACCGGCCGCCCCGCGCGAACTCGGCCTCGCGCTTGGCCGCATGATCGCCGATCCGGCCCTGCGGCAGCTTATGGCGCAACGCGCCGGCGAAGTCGTGCGCACGCGCTTTTCCTACGAAGCCGGCGTCGACTGGATCGCCTCGGCGCTGCAGGGCAAGCGGAGCGAGGGCACCGTCACCGCGCGCGCCGCGGAGTAG
- a CDS encoding glycosyltransferase family 4 protein, protein MRVLLHTPLKAPDNPLPSGDREMARGLVRLLERLGHKVLMPEASRVAPGAPPVATHLGLERRARAQAARLIDRWRALPAHHPERFDLWFTYHCYYRKPDWLGPVVSQALGIPYVIAEASHAPRRAQGPTRIGHRAVERALAAADLVLTVNPRDVAGVKARLRPGARQLWLPPFIDVAPFRVPSRRDPGQPPLLLSVGMMRTRDKLESYRVLARAFALLKDRAWRALLVGDGPARAEIEALMAPFGTRVRFAGAVPHAELPALYAAADLYLWPAINEAYGMAFLEAQATGLPVVAGRTGGVPAVVADGVSGLLTPIGDAASFAAAISRLLDSPDERARLGAAAAARVASRHDERAAAQALAAALATLRR, encoded by the coding sequence ATGCGCGTGCTGCTGCACACGCCGCTGAAGGCGCCCGACAATCCTCTGCCTTCGGGCGACCGCGAGATGGCGCGCGGACTGGTGCGACTCCTCGAACGTCTCGGCCACAAGGTTCTGATGCCGGAAGCGAGCCGGGTCGCTCCCGGCGCACCGCCGGTCGCCACGCATCTCGGATTGGAGCGACGGGCAAGGGCACAGGCCGCACGGCTGATCGATCGTTGGCGTGCATTGCCGGCCCATCATCCCGAGCGCTTCGATCTCTGGTTCACCTACCATTGCTATTACCGGAAGCCCGACTGGCTGGGCCCCGTCGTGTCGCAGGCGCTGGGTATTCCCTACGTGATCGCCGAGGCCTCGCATGCGCCGCGGCGTGCCCAGGGGCCGACGCGGATCGGCCATCGCGCCGTCGAACGCGCACTGGCGGCAGCGGATCTGGTGCTGACCGTCAATCCGCGCGACGTGGCCGGCGTCAAGGCGAGGTTGCGTCCCGGTGCACGTCAGCTCTGGCTGCCGCCATTCATCGACGTCGCACCGTTCCGTGTTCCCTCGCGCCGCGATCCGGGACAGCCGCCCTTGCTGCTGAGCGTCGGCATGATGCGCACGCGTGACAAGCTCGAGTCCTACCGCGTGCTGGCGCGCGCCTTCGCCCTGTTGAAGGACCGTGCGTGGCGGGCGCTGCTGGTGGGCGACGGCCCGGCGCGCGCCGAAATCGAGGCGCTGATGGCGCCGTTCGGCACGCGTGTGCGCTTCGCCGGTGCCGTGCCGCATGCGGAACTGCCGGCGCTTTACGCGGCGGCGGACCTTTACCTTTGGCCTGCGATCAACGAAGCCTACGGCATGGCCTTTCTCGAAGCCCAGGCGACCGGCCTGCCCGTCGTCGCCGGCCGCACCGGCGGCGTGCCCGCGGTCGTGGCCGACGGCGTGAGCGGCTTGCTGACGCCGATCGGCGATGCAGCCTCCTTTGCGGCTGCCATATCGCGCCTGCTGGATTCACCGGACGAGCGTGCGCGTCTGGGTGCCGCTGCGGCCGCGCGCGTTGCCTCTCGGCACGACGAACGGGCCGCCGCCCAGGCACTTGCCGCCGCCCTGGCGACCTTGCGGCGATGA
- a CDS encoding histidine phosphatase family protein, producing the protein MRAIPFALLRHAPTVWNGHGRLQGLTDTCLSPEGEAAARNWRLPAPAAGWKRVSSPLQRARRTAELVQPPTPIVLDSRLREMSFGIWEGFTVKELRATGGERFAAAEAAGLDFHPPGGESPRMAMMRLSQWSSTLTEPVVAVSHKAAIRALLALATDWNMLGRPPHKLDWKCAHFFVAQDEGRVAIERLNVPLEGVP; encoded by the coding sequence ATGAGGGCGATACCATTCGCCCTCCTGCGTCATGCCCCCACGGTCTGGAACGGCCACGGCCGGCTGCAGGGCCTCACCGACACCTGTCTCAGCCCCGAGGGCGAAGCGGCAGCCCGGAACTGGCGCCTGCCGGCGCCTGCCGCCGGCTGGAAGCGCGTGAGCAGCCCGCTGCAGCGTGCGCGCCGCACCGCCGAGCTCGTGCAGCCTCCGACGCCGATCGTTCTCGACTCCCGCTTGCGCGAGATGAGCTTCGGCATCTGGGAAGGCTTTACGGTGAAGGAACTGCGCGCGACCGGCGGCGAACGGTTCGCGGCGGCGGAAGCGGCGGGGCTCGACTTCCACCCACCGGGCGGCGAGTCGCCCCGCATGGCGATGATGCGCCTGTCGCAATGGAGTTCGACCCTGACCGAGCCTGTCGTTGCCGTATCGCACAAGGCCGCGATCCGGGCGCTGCTGGCGCTGGCGACCGACTGGAACATGCTGGGCCGGCCGCCGCACAAGCTCGACTGGAAATGCGCGCACTTCTTCGTCGCCCAGGATGAGGGGCGCGTGGCAATCGAGCGACTGAACGTGCCGCTCGAAGGCGTGCCATGA
- a CDS encoding glycosyltransferase family protein, whose amino-acid sequence MTARVFFYVQHLLGIGHLRRAAALARAISAGGFDVLLVSGGAPVDGLALGGARFHQLPPLRAADARLKELAQLDGTPVDEAFKAKRIRQLLDLFEAEQPDILLTEQFPFGRTQLRFELMPLLDAAQDRPSAPWIVSSIRDVLRRTASPARVDEMVQTFEAFDAVLVHADPALVRMDDSFPAWPDIRDRALYTGYVADAGAELPPKTDVGKGEVIVSAGGGAVGAPLLHAAIAARPLSPLADRRWRLLVGPNMPDNDVAALHASAGETVIVEPVRSDFPSLLRNAALSISQAGYNTVVETLCHGDRAVLVPFGTARETEQADRARVLVERGMVAAVAPDALTPASLAAAIARAWAGPSIRSFPPVDASGAAATVAALKQMVSP is encoded by the coding sequence ATGACGGCGCGTGTCTTCTTCTATGTGCAGCACCTGCTCGGCATCGGCCATCTGCGCCGCGCCGCGGCCCTGGCGCGCGCGATCTCCGCCGGTGGTTTCGACGTGCTGCTGGTCTCGGGCGGCGCGCCGGTCGACGGGTTGGCGCTGGGCGGGGCGCGGTTCCATCAGTTGCCGCCGCTGCGCGCGGCCGATGCGCGGCTGAAGGAACTGGCGCAGCTCGACGGCACGCCGGTCGACGAAGCCTTCAAGGCGAAGCGGATCCGGCAATTGCTCGACCTGTTCGAGGCCGAGCAGCCCGACATCCTGCTGACCGAGCAGTTTCCGTTCGGCCGCACGCAGCTCCGCTTCGAGCTGATGCCGCTGCTCGACGCGGCGCAGGACCGGCCGTCGGCGCCGTGGATCGTCTCGTCGATCCGCGACGTACTGCGCCGCACCGCCTCGCCCGCGCGCGTCGACGAGATGGTGCAGACCTTCGAGGCCTTCGATGCCGTGCTGGTCCATGCCGACCCTGCGCTGGTGCGGATGGACGACAGTTTTCCCGCCTGGCCCGACATTCGGGACCGCGCGCTCTATACCGGCTACGTCGCCGATGCGGGCGCGGAACTTCCGCCGAAGACCGACGTGGGCAAGGGCGAGGTGATCGTGTCGGCCGGCGGCGGCGCCGTCGGTGCGCCGTTGTTGCATGCGGCCATCGCCGCCCGACCGCTCTCCCCACTGGCCGATCGCCGCTGGCGCCTCCTGGTCGGGCCGAACATGCCGGATAACGACGTCGCCGCGCTGCACGCTTCGGCCGGAGAGACCGTCATCGTCGAACCGGTGCGCTCGGATTTTCCGTCGTTGCTGCGCAACGCAGCTCTTTCCATTTCACAGGCGGGCTACAACACCGTGGTCGAGACGCTCTGTCATGGCGATCGCGCCGTGCTGGTGCCGTTCGGCACGGCGCGCGAAACCGAGCAGGCCGACCGTGCAAGGGTGCTCGTCGAGCGCGGCATGGTCGCCGCCGTCGCTCCCGACGCTCTGACGCCGGCGAGCCTCGCGGCGGCAATCGCCAGGGCGTGGGCCGGTCCATCGATCCGCAGCTTTCCGCCGGTCGATGCCAGCGGCGCCGCCGCCACGGTCGCGGCGCTGAAACAGATGGTGTCGCCATGA
- a CDS encoding polysaccharide deacetylase family protein, with translation MSRWQALADEDARWGEAGRTATLWWRDDDAVDVGEPLDRLLAIARDTATPLALAVVPARATSALASRLAGEAGVDVLQHGYAHTNHAVAPEKKIEIGLQRPAMLTLGELGTGWMALEQRFGSQALAVMVPPWNRIAPVLVPTLPEIGYRGLSTFGPRPRVHPVRGLLQVNTHVDLIDWKGGRRFAGEETVVDALVASLSRARAGDGEPVGVLSHHLAMDAGAWDFLRSLWEITKTLENVRVLGARELFGAEVRGQGGRG, from the coding sequence ATGAGCCGTTGGCAGGCGCTTGCCGACGAGGACGCGCGTTGGGGCGAGGCGGGCCGCACGGCCACGCTCTGGTGGCGTGACGACGATGCTGTCGATGTCGGTGAGCCCCTCGACAGGCTGCTCGCCATTGCGCGTGACACCGCCACGCCGCTCGCGCTCGCGGTCGTGCCGGCCAGGGCCACGTCGGCCCTGGCGAGCCGCCTCGCCGGCGAGGCGGGTGTCGACGTGCTGCAGCATGGCTATGCCCACACCAACCATGCGGTCGCGCCCGAAAAGAAGATCGAGATCGGCCTGCAGCGGCCGGCAATGCTCACCCTTGGGGAATTGGGTACCGGCTGGATGGCGCTGGAGCAGCGCTTCGGATCGCAGGCGCTCGCCGTCATGGTCCCGCCCTGGAACCGCATTGCGCCGGTCCTCGTGCCGACCCTGCCGGAGATCGGCTATCGCGGCCTCTCGACCTTCGGACCGCGTCCCCGCGTCCATCCGGTGCGCGGCCTGTTGCAGGTCAACACGCATGTCGACCTGATCGACTGGAAGGGCGGCCGCCGGTTCGCCGGCGAGGAGACGGTGGTCGATGCACTGGTCGCATCGCTTTCGCGCGCACGCGCGGGCGACGGCGAACCGGTCGGCGTGCTCAGTCATCATCTTGCGATGGACGCCGGGGCATGGGATTTCCTAAGGTCGTTGTGGGAAATAACAAAGACACTGGAGAACGTCCGTGTGCTCGGCGCGCGCGAGCTGTTCGGTGCTGAGGTCAGGGGTCAGGGAGGGCGCGGGTGA
- a CDS encoding ABC transporter ATP-binding protein yields MKDLLRVEDLTVEFGVHEGVLRAVDKVSFSIPPGGTVALVGESGSGKSVCSQAIMGLLPRTATIASGSILFQDPRVNEGVVDIARIDRSGPAMRRIRGGQISIIFQEPMTSLSALHTVGDQIGEAVELHGARPGGPLGGKNGRKLSRAEIDALTVDMLRMVGFPDPKRALRTYPFELSGGLRQRAMIAMALVCRPALLIADEPTTALDVTIQAQILRLMKDLQSELGMALLMITHDLGVVANVADDVVVMYRGKVVESGDLHDIFRDPQHPYLRALLHAVPRFDMKPGERLQPIREIKGTTGHLLKEKPVSSPTATFNPDAPVLKVRHVTKTFRIRKADTLMEQLMGSGTTRAIRAVNDVSFDVMRGECLGLVGESGCGKTTLSKMLMRGISADAGQGGRVIFDDWGRKIDVMSLEGEELNRFRTKLQFIFQDPFGSLNPRMTVYDILVEPLVIHKIGDDAYRREMVAELMEMVGLDRRHLSRYPHSFSGGQRQRIGIARALALRPDMVICDEPVSALDVSIQAQILNLLKDLQKQLGLTYLFISHNLAVVDYIADRIAVMCAGRLVELAPAGELFRNPMHPYTKALLSAVPMPDPDSRLDLGALMEGKASDPTVWPEPFRDDGGTPLFWTEAEPGHYVRVSRPNGREVV; encoded by the coding sequence ATGAAGGATCTGCTGCGCGTCGAGGACCTGACCGTCGAGTTCGGTGTGCACGAAGGCGTGCTGCGCGCCGTCGACAAGGTCTCCTTCTCAATCCCGCCCGGCGGCACGGTGGCGCTGGTCGGCGAATCGGGCTCCGGCAAGTCGGTGTGCAGCCAGGCCATCATGGGCCTGCTGCCCCGCACCGCCACCATCGCTTCCGGCTCGATCCTCTTCCAGGATCCGCGCGTCAACGAAGGCGTCGTCGACATCGCCCGGATCGACCGCTCCGGCCCGGCCATGCGGCGCATCCGGGGCGGCCAGATTTCCATCATCTTCCAGGAGCCGATGACCTCGCTGTCGGCACTGCACACGGTGGGCGACCAGATCGGCGAGGCGGTCGAGCTGCACGGCGCCCGGCCGGGCGGCCCGCTCGGCGGCAAGAACGGGCGCAAGCTCAGCCGCGCCGAGATCGATGCGCTCACGGTCGACATGCTGCGCATGGTCGGCTTCCCCGATCCCAAGCGGGCACTGCGCACCTATCCGTTCGAGCTGTCGGGCGGCCTGCGCCAGCGCGCGATGATCGCGATGGCGCTGGTCTGCCGGCCGGCGCTGCTGATCGCCGACGAGCCGACCACCGCGCTCGACGTCACCATCCAGGCCCAGATCCTGCGCCTCATGAAGGACCTGCAGTCCGAGCTGGGCATGGCGCTGCTGATGATCACCCACGATCTCGGGGTGGTCGCCAACGTCGCCGACGACGTGGTGGTGATGTATCGCGGCAAGGTCGTCGAATCGGGCGACCTGCACGACATCTTCCGCGATCCTCAGCATCCCTATCTCCGCGCGCTGCTGCACGCGGTGCCGCGCTTCGACATGAAGCCCGGCGAGCGCCTGCAGCCGATCCGCGAGATCAAGGGTACGACAGGGCATCTGTTGAAGGAGAAGCCGGTCTCGTCACCGACCGCGACCTTCAATCCCGACGCACCGGTGCTCAAGGTGCGTCACGTCACCAAGACTTTTCGTATCCGCAAGGCCGACACGCTGATGGAACAGCTGATGGGCAGCGGCACGACGCGCGCCATCCGCGCCGTCAACGACGTGAGCTTCGACGTCATGCGGGGCGAATGCCTGGGCCTCGTCGGCGAATCGGGCTGCGGCAAGACCACGCTCAGCAAGATGCTGATGCGCGGCATATCGGCGGACGCCGGCCAGGGCGGCCGGGTGATCTTCGACGACTGGGGCCGCAAGATCGACGTGATGAGCCTCGAGGGCGAGGAGCTGAACCGCTTCCGCACCAAGCTGCAGTTCATCTTCCAGGATCCATTCGGCTCCTTGAACCCGCGCATGACGGTGTACGACATCCTGGTCGAGCCGCTGGTCATCCATAAGATCGGCGACGATGCCTATCGCCGCGAGATGGTCGCCGAGCTGATGGAAATGGTCGGCCTCGACCGCCGCCATCTCAGCCGCTATCCGCACTCCTTCTCCGGTGGCCAGCGCCAGCGCATCGGCATCGCCCGCGCGCTCGCGCTGCGCCCCGACATGGTGATCTGCGATGAACCGGTCTCGGCGCTCGACGTCTCGATCCAGGCGCAGATCCTGAACCTGCTGAAGGACCTGCAGAAGCAGCTGGGCCTCACCTATTTGTTCATCAGCCACAATCTTGCGGTGGTCGACTACATCGCCGACCGCATCGCCGTGATGTGCGCCGGCCGGCTGGTCGAACTGGCGCCGGCGGGCGAGCTGTTCCGCAATCCCATGCATCCCTACACCAAGGCCCTGCTCTCGGCGGTGCCGATGCCCGATCCCGATTCCCGCCTGGATCTCGGCGCGCTGATGGAAGGCAAGGCGTCGGACCCGACGGTCTGGCCCGAGCCGTTCCGCGACGACGGCGGGACGCCGCTTTTCTGGACCGAGGCCGAGCCCGGCCACTATGTCCGCGTCTCGCGGCCCAACGGGCGAGAGGTGGTCTGA